In Acidicapsa acidisoli, a single genomic region encodes these proteins:
- the argH gene encoding argininosuccinate lyase: MSSEQNATKMWSGRFREPLDAEFEAWQRSIVFDWQLLQEEVAASKAHASAIAAAGILNSDELYHLRAILDDIAAEYASPENAAKVRDHATAEDIHHFVEIALTERLGSLALKLHTGRSRNEQIATDLRLYVRGQIEGTVAALGDWALALVAKAKAAGDAVMPSYTHLQRAEPVLVAHWLLAYAQMLLRDISRLHDCAARLNYCPLGSGAVAGATLKLDRWIAAKELDFTAPTANSMDATSDRDFVLEYLQALTFVGLHASRFAEEITLFATAEFGFVQLPEAFSTGSSAMPQKKNPDLTELVRAKVGRIHGAAAAVTLQLKGLPLAYNKDMQETQEPAFAVRGTAQMLGLLARFTSALEFNAGRMQEAAENGYLNAMAAATYLVHKGVPFRKAHEKIGNAVRFGLEKGLELNGLTLEELRQFGEEFEVDFYDAITLEATLDCHDVIGGTARNQVREAVIAAEERIQSVLHSGARTGRQEAVHAGA; this comes from the coding sequence ATGTCTAGCGAACAAAATGCTACAAAGATGTGGTCAGGCCGCTTTCGAGAGCCTCTCGACGCGGAATTCGAAGCATGGCAGCGATCGATTGTCTTTGACTGGCAGCTACTGCAAGAAGAAGTAGCTGCCAGTAAGGCTCATGCGTCGGCAATTGCCGCGGCAGGCATATTGAACAGCGACGAGCTCTATCATCTGCGAGCGATCCTCGACGACATTGCGGCAGAATATGCCAGTCCCGAGAACGCAGCGAAGGTGCGTGATCATGCGACAGCCGAGGACATTCATCACTTTGTTGAGATTGCCCTTACTGAGCGGCTCGGCTCCCTGGCGCTGAAGCTACATACGGGGCGTAGCCGCAACGAGCAGATTGCAACGGATCTGCGGCTGTATGTTCGTGGGCAGATAGAAGGGACTGTCGCTGCTCTTGGCGATTGGGCATTGGCGCTGGTCGCAAAAGCGAAAGCTGCGGGCGATGCGGTCATGCCGAGCTACACGCATTTGCAGCGCGCGGAGCCGGTGCTGGTGGCGCATTGGCTACTGGCGTATGCGCAAATGTTGCTGCGTGATATCAGCCGCCTGCACGATTGCGCAGCGCGATTGAATTACTGCCCCCTGGGTTCAGGTGCGGTCGCCGGCGCAACGCTCAAACTTGACCGCTGGATTGCGGCGAAAGAGCTTGATTTTACTGCGCCGACTGCAAACAGCATGGATGCTACGAGCGATCGCGACTTTGTACTGGAATACTTGCAGGCGTTGACGTTTGTTGGACTTCATGCCAGCCGGTTTGCGGAAGAGATCACTCTGTTTGCTACAGCAGAGTTTGGATTTGTGCAGTTGCCAGAGGCTTTTTCGACGGGATCGAGCGCAATGCCGCAGAAGAAGAATCCGGATTTGACCGAGTTGGTGCGGGCCAAGGTCGGCCGCATTCATGGCGCTGCGGCTGCCGTAACGCTACAGTTGAAGGGATTGCCGCTGGCCTACAACAAGGACATGCAGGAGACGCAGGAACCGGCCTTTGCCGTGCGTGGAACGGCGCAGATGCTGGGGTTGCTGGCCCGGTTCACGAGCGCACTTGAGTTCAATGCGGGGCGCATGCAGGAGGCTGCCGAGAATGGCTACCTAAATGCGATGGCGGCGGCCACCTACCTGGTGCACAAGGGAGTTCCCTTCCGTAAGGCACATGAGAAGATCGGGAACGCTGTGCGGTTCGGCCTTGAAAAAGGCTTGGAATTGAATGGGCTTACGCTGGAGGAACTGCGTCAGTTTGGCGAAGAGTTTGAAGTCGATTTCTATGATGCGATCACTTTGGAAGCTACGCTGGATTGCCACGATGTAATCGGCGGAACCGCGCGAAACCAGGTTCGAGAAGCGGTCATTGCCGCAGAGGAGCGCATTCAATCGGTCTTGCATAGCGGTGCGCGGACGGGCAGACAGGAGGCGGTTCATGCTGGTGCGTAA
- a CDS encoding GNAT family N-acetyltransferase yields the protein MLVRKARLQDASDVFELVNSLSGDGTLLKRQFAEICENIRDFTVAESDTGVFLGCGALHLYGPHLAEVRSIVMKPGAKGRGAGGRVLKALIEEAEEHGIQSVCLFTRIPDFFFKYGFRTVEDKADLPDKVFKDCQTCPRLHRCDEVAMVRGKIPKISILGPKQEARELVRLG from the coding sequence ATGCTGGTGCGTAAGGCGCGCCTTCAGGACGCTTCGGACGTCTTTGAATTGGTGAACAGTCTCAGCGGCGATGGCACTCTTCTTAAGCGCCAGTTTGCCGAGATATGCGAGAATATCCGCGATTTTACGGTTGCAGAGTCGGATACGGGCGTGTTTCTCGGCTGCGGCGCGCTGCATCTTTATGGACCGCATCTGGCTGAGGTGCGGTCGATTGTCATGAAGCCCGGCGCGAAGGGACGCGGTGCGGGCGGGCGTGTGCTGAAGGCTCTTATCGAAGAGGCCGAAGAACATGGGATTCAGTCTGTGTGCCTTTTCACGCGCATTCCGGATTTCTTTTTCAAGTACGGATTCCGGACCGTCGAGGATAAGGCGGATCTGCCGGATAAGGTCTTCAAGGACTGCCAAACCTGTCCTCGTTTGCATCGATGCGATGAGGTTGCGATGGTACGAGGCAAGATTCCAAAGATATCGATCCTGGGGCCGAAGCAGGAAGCACGGGAACTGGTGCGGCTGGGTTGA